The Collimonas sp. PA-H2 genome contains a region encoding:
- the wecB gene encoding non-hydrolyzing UDP-N-acetylglucosamine 2-epimerase, whose protein sequence is MKILSIFGTRPEAIKMAPVLKSLALEAEIESLVCSTGQHRSMLRQVMDVFELQTDFDLDLMLPNQTLNGLSSRLFAALDPLIEQVKPDRVLVHGDTTTAMAGAVAAFHRGIPVAHVEAGLRTGNLKQPWPEEMNRRVVDVVSDLLFAPTEGSKQNLRRENLAGKVYITGNTVIDALMASSTRISLDDELRSRLDAQFPFLQSGRKMLLVTGHRRENFGPGFQNICTALAELSARADIEIVYPVHLNPNVQQPVSAALSHLPNVHLIAPLDYLSFVRLMQRAHVVLTDSGGVQEEAPSLGKPVLVMRDVTERPEAVLAGTVELVGTEAERIVTAVHRLYDDDAAWRSFAQHHNPYGDGYASQRIVAALLDRTVSEFAAKPEAVHQFAADGREDPVVI, encoded by the coding sequence ATGAAAATTCTCTCCATATTCGGCACCCGCCCGGAAGCCATCAAGATGGCGCCTGTACTCAAGAGTCTCGCATTGGAAGCAGAAATCGAGTCCCTTGTCTGCAGCACCGGGCAGCACCGCAGCATGCTGCGCCAGGTAATGGACGTTTTCGAATTGCAGACCGATTTCGACCTGGACCTGATGCTGCCGAACCAGACGCTGAATGGCCTGAGTTCCCGCCTTTTCGCGGCGCTCGATCCCTTGATCGAGCAAGTAAAGCCCGATCGCGTGCTGGTGCATGGAGACACGACAACGGCAATGGCGGGCGCCGTCGCCGCCTTCCATCGCGGGATTCCGGTTGCGCATGTCGAGGCCGGATTGCGTACCGGTAATTTGAAACAACCCTGGCCTGAAGAGATGAACCGCAGGGTGGTCGACGTCGTCAGCGACTTGCTGTTTGCACCGACTGAAGGATCGAAACAAAACCTGCGCAGGGAAAATCTGGCCGGCAAGGTCTATATTACCGGCAATACGGTGATCGATGCCTTGATGGCTTCCAGTACGCGGATTTCGCTTGACGACGAATTGCGCAGCAGGCTCGATGCGCAATTCCCCTTCCTCCAATCGGGCCGCAAAATGCTGCTGGTTACCGGCCACCGGAGGGAAAATTTCGGACCCGGCTTTCAGAATATCTGCACGGCGCTGGCCGAGCTGTCTGCGCGGGCGGATATTGAGATCGTCTATCCGGTGCATCTCAATCCCAATGTGCAGCAACCGGTATCGGCCGCCCTGTCCCATCTGCCCAACGTACATCTGATTGCGCCGCTGGATTACCTCTCGTTCGTACGTTTGATGCAGCGCGCGCATGTGGTTCTCACCGACTCCGGCGGCGTCCAGGAAGAAGCGCCGTCCCTGGGCAAGCCGGTGCTGGTGATGCGCGACGTCACCGAAAGACCGGAGGCGGTTCTCGCAGGCACGGTCGAACTGGTGGGCACCGAGGCGGAGCGCATCGTTACGGCTGTCCACCGGCTGTATGACGACGATGCCGCATGGAGATCGTTTGCCCAACACCACAATCCCTACGGCGACGGCTACGCCTCGCAGCGCATCGTGGCAGCCCTGCTTGACCGGACCGTATCGGAATTCGCCGCGAAGCCGGAAGCAGTGCATCAGTTCGCGGCAGATGGTCGCGAGGATCCCGTGGTTATCTAG
- a CDS encoding winged helix-turn-helix transcriptional regulator, translating into MEVTVKQPDHASPDCRAISSVLARVGDKWSVLIIVLLGDGSKRFNEIKRAVGGISQRMLTLTLRGLERDGLVTRTQFPTIPPRVDYELTDLGRSLWIAVEPLGAWAQGHVAHITKARAEFDEKINYFEKNIT; encoded by the coding sequence ATAGAAGTGACTGTCAAGCAACCCGACCACGCGAGCCCAGATTGCCGCGCCATCAGTTCCGTGCTGGCGCGTGTCGGCGATAAATGGAGCGTCCTTATCATCGTCTTGCTCGGCGACGGCTCAAAACGCTTCAATGAAATCAAGCGGGCCGTGGGTGGTATTTCGCAGAGAATGCTTACCTTGACGCTGCGCGGACTGGAGCGCGACGGCCTGGTGACGCGAACCCAGTTTCCAACGATTCCGCCGCGCGTGGATTACGAGCTGACCGATCTCGGACGCTCCTTGTGGATCGCTGTCGAACCGCTTGGCGCCTGGGCGCAAGGGCATGTGGCGCACATCACCAAGGCGCGCGCCGAGTTCGACGAAAAGATCAACTATTTTGAAAAAAACATCACGTAG
- a CDS encoding bacteriophage N4 adsorption protein A encodes MRKYPVSLHFLGSSLVAVALLAATSAGAAERPLSGQAYRIADEAYKAFAQGEYDIAAAKARQAIRLRPDVARLRDLLEKAELARRTVQAQLAFDASAASYQALERRDFAQAVEQARKAVDYLPALPAFHIALINALVADGELEQAEQAASDTIKPETPSSEALLLRGAIRQQRGAVEPAQADFDQALSNAAPAAQRGIRLVAADAALANGDPQRVLRLLEPLQGGEDKEAAARRALATVMLGRSAPVFSFPLVSCTSGPDLVSACDINPGTASADPGFLLADQAYRAFADKNYALASSKAGAATQLSPHDLGYRRLHVQALSAQGSLAEAEQVASTSLTDFGNDADMLLARADIRKRRGNPVAAQADYVAVLSAPDKTARSEIAALVGLGRKEDAHQRLAAAARSPEKGSELELAYLALQAGDNRDALDLFSRAETQGTLTDAARHDAAYTAARQGRNEQAIGYLNRTVDAAQAGHLALDAQQVYDVRRETADLERRWGIRATLSDRGVAAAGVGVPHGGTIDGTDIAAEAYWRPFGLQNGTLVEIYGRLNETLNGGSGVRTGSATAQAALGARVKPFSEVNAILALERLVPLGNATSGDWLARAGFSSDAGLDLHADQASWLSTHVYAEAGHYFQHPQSYATLEGQLGRSYRLGASGSTLVLFPHLVMGADYDSSLIEHDKKAFGSGVGTSMRYWFRQDYYNAPRSYADLSLQYRWRIAGDKRAEGWFIRLSASY; translated from the coding sequence ATGAGAAAATACCCGGTTTCGCTCCATTTCCTGGGCAGCAGTCTTGTTGCCGTCGCCTTGCTTGCGGCAACTAGCGCCGGCGCCGCGGAGCGGCCGCTTAGCGGCCAGGCATATCGGATTGCCGATGAGGCCTACAAGGCTTTTGCACAAGGAGAATATGATATCGCGGCGGCAAAGGCGCGCCAGGCGATCCGCTTGCGGCCGGATGTCGCGCGCCTTCGCGACCTGCTGGAAAAGGCTGAGCTGGCGCGTCGCACGGTGCAGGCGCAGCTTGCCTTCGACGCCTCCGCGGCGTCTTACCAGGCGCTGGAGCGCCGCGACTTTGCGCAGGCTGTAGAACAGGCGCGCAAGGCTGTCGATTATCTGCCCGCCCTGCCCGCATTTCACATCGCCCTGATCAATGCGCTGGTCGCGGACGGGGAACTGGAGCAAGCAGAGCAGGCAGCCTCCGACACGATCAAGCCGGAAACGCCATCGAGCGAAGCGCTGCTCCTGCGCGGCGCCATACGCCAACAACGCGGCGCTGTCGAACCAGCGCAAGCAGACTTCGATCAAGCCCTGTCGAACGCCGCTCCGGCTGCACAGCGCGGCATCCGGCTGGTGGCTGCCGACGCCGCCTTGGCCAATGGCGATCCGCAACGGGTGCTGCGCCTGCTCGAACCACTGCAAGGCGGCGAGGACAAGGAAGCGGCGGCGCGGCGTGCGCTGGCGACCGTGATGCTTGGCCGATCCGCCCCGGTGTTCAGCTTCCCGCTGGTCAGTTGCACCTCAGGACCGGACCTGGTCTCGGCGTGCGACATCAATCCCGGCACGGCGTCCGCGGATCCCGGGTTCCTGCTTGCAGATCAGGCGTATCGTGCTTTCGCCGACAAGAACTACGCGCTGGCAAGCAGCAAGGCCGGCGCAGCGACCCAATTGTCTCCCCACGATCTTGGCTATCGCCGTTTGCACGTGCAAGCGCTGAGCGCGCAGGGATCGCTGGCCGAGGCGGAACAAGTTGCAAGTACTTCCTTGACCGACTTTGGAAACGATGCCGACATGCTGCTGGCGCGCGCCGATATCCGAAAACGCCGCGGAAACCCGGTTGCTGCCCAGGCTGATTATGTCGCCGTGCTGAGCGCCCCGGACAAAACGGCCAGGAGCGAGATCGCGGCACTGGTCGGGCTCGGCCGCAAAGAAGATGCGCACCAGCGCCTGGCAGCGGCAGCCCGCTCTCCGGAGAAAGGATCCGAACTCGAGCTGGCCTATCTCGCCCTTCAGGCGGGAGATAACCGGGATGCGCTCGATCTGTTCAGCCGCGCGGAGACGCAGGGCACGCTCACCGATGCCGCCCGCCACGACGCAGCCTACACCGCCGCCCGCCAGGGGCGCAACGAACAGGCAATCGGCTACCTCAATCGGACCGTCGACGCGGCCCAGGCAGGCCATCTTGCGCTGGATGCGCAGCAGGTCTACGATGTGCGACGCGAAACTGCCGACCTGGAGCGCCGCTGGGGGATACGCGCAACGCTGAGCGATAGAGGCGTTGCCGCGGCAGGAGTCGGGGTGCCGCATGGCGGCACGATCGACGGCACGGACATCGCCGCTGAAGCATACTGGCGTCCGTTTGGATTGCAGAACGGGACGCTGGTGGAAATCTATGGCCGGCTCAACGAAACTTTAAACGGCGGATCGGGTGTCCGGACCGGATCCGCTACGGCCCAGGCAGCGCTCGGCGCGCGCGTGAAACCGTTCAGCGAGGTCAACGCCATACTGGCGCTCGAACGCCTGGTGCCGCTGGGGAACGCTACCAGCGGCGACTGGCTTGCCCGGGCGGGTTTCTCCTCGGATGCAGGGCTGGATTTGCACGCGGATCAAGCCAGCTGGCTGAGCACGCACGTGTATGCCGAAGCCGGGCATTACTTCCAGCATCCGCAAAGTTACGCCACCCTTGAAGGGCAATTGGGGCGTAGTTATCGACTTGGCGCAAGCGGCTCGACCTTGGTCCTGTTTCCGCACCTTGTGATGGGCGCAGACTACGATTCCAGCCTGATTGAGCACGACAAAAAGGCATTCGGAAGCGGCGTCGGAACCAGCATGCGCTACTGGTTCCGGCAGGATTACTATAACGCGCCGCGCTCCTATGCCGACCTGTCGCTGCAGTACCGCTGGCGCATTGCCGGCGACAAGCGGGCCGAAGGCTGGTTCATCCGGCTCAGCGCCTCGTATTGA
- a CDS encoding type II secretion system protein N — translation MGGYFNRIIGKKMRRHGARLPALASLALFMLLCACAAYWRMKLVEPPLPALAPPPQAEAPQIDISQAAGLFGDHGSVVASNYRLTGVVVAQNAAESVAILSAEGQPAQVVRVGQEVQRGTSVKEVRKTYVLLLEGGILKRLILPEHAETKPEIASAALPAAPALLPATPPGEPAALPAAPAIPPAARPGKPHHAGR, via the coding sequence ATGGGCGGCTATTTCAACAGAATTATCGGCAAAAAAATGCGCCGCCATGGCGCGCGTCTGCCCGCGCTCGCCAGTCTGGCTTTATTCATGCTGTTATGTGCCTGCGCCGCATACTGGCGGATGAAGCTGGTCGAGCCGCCGCTACCTGCGCTTGCGCCACCGCCGCAAGCAGAGGCGCCACAGATTGATATTTCCCAGGCGGCCGGATTGTTTGGCGATCATGGAAGTGTGGTTGCCAGCAACTACCGGCTGACGGGCGTGGTGGTAGCACAAAATGCCGCGGAAAGCGTGGCTATCCTGAGCGCAGAGGGCCAGCCCGCGCAAGTGGTCCGGGTTGGGCAGGAAGTGCAGCGGGGGACTAGCGTCAAGGAAGTGCGTAAGACCTATGTGCTGTTATTGGAAGGCGGCATTCTCAAACGGCTGATCCTGCCTGAGCATGCCGAGACCAAACCGGAGATAGCGTCAGCCGCTCTGCCTGCAGCGCCGGCGCTTCTGCCCGCGACGCCACCTGGGGAGCCGGCGGCTCTACCTGCGGCGCCTGCAATCCCACCTGCGGCGCGACCCGGCAAGCCGCATCATGCCGGCCGCTAG
- a CDS encoding NADPH-dependent FMN reductase, with translation MSIISVIIGSTREGRFSDQPANWIAQHLRQRDGVDVRLLDLRDFPMPFFDQPMPPAMPGRPPYSNEIVQKWTAAIAQSDGFVFVTPEYNYGTSAVLKNAIDWVYPEWNRKAAAFVSYGGSAGVRSVQQLRETAIELQLAPVRSAVHIPAAVLWAHFQGGDVGAGLAELAEPAAKMIDDLLWWTAALKTARTAA, from the coding sequence ATGAGCATCATTTCAGTGATCATCGGCAGCACGCGCGAAGGACGTTTTTCCGACCAACCGGCAAACTGGATTGCACAACATCTCAGGCAGCGTGACGGCGTCGACGTCCGGCTGCTCGATCTGCGCGACTTTCCCATGCCCTTCTTCGACCAGCCCATGCCGCCCGCCATGCCCGGCCGACCGCCCTACTCCAATGAAATCGTTCAAAAATGGACCGCCGCGATCGCACAGTCAGACGGCTTCGTCTTCGTCACCCCTGAATACAACTACGGCACCTCGGCGGTGCTCAAGAACGCCATCGACTGGGTTTATCCGGAGTGGAACCGCAAGGCTGCCGCATTCGTGAGTTATGGCGGTAGCGCCGGCGTCCGCAGCGTCCAGCAATTGCGCGAAACCGCCATCGAACTGCAGCTCGCCCCGGTGCGCTCGGCAGTACATATTCCAGCCGCTGTGCTATGGGCGCACTTCCAGGGCGGCGATGTCGGCGCCGGGCTGGCCGAGCTTGCGGAACCCGCGGCAAAAATGATCGACGATCTGCTGTGGTGGACTGCCGCCCTGAAAACGGCGCGTACAGCCGCATAA
- a CDS encoding pirin family protein, whose translation MTLSATYPKVAPSPARRIAQLTRGRTHGPITRLASPSNLGKIMKPFVFLDLFDFEGQPFDIGLHPHSGIATLTYVIEGAISYIDPDGSKGVLSAGGVEWMQAGRGMWHGGGLDKPGRTRGFQLWIALPPELELGPTVSMYQASEAIQEDGPARVLLGSHGAAASAIQAPSPINYLAVRMRAAERWRYQPPAGHTVLWVAMASGTARVPDELRHGNLAVFEASGDAVEFEAVTDAEFVIGSAVPHKHDLILGNYSVHTTPAALRNGEAYIAAIRAGNNEPINGRRL comes from the coding sequence ATGACCCTCTCCGCCACCTATCCCAAAGTCGCACCTAGCCCCGCGCGCCGCATTGCGCAGCTCACCAGGGGGCGAACACACGGCCCGATAACGCGCCTGGCAAGTCCGTCCAACCTGGGTAAAATCATGAAGCCGTTCGTGTTTCTCGACCTGTTTGACTTCGAAGGCCAGCCCTTCGACATAGGTTTGCATCCGCATTCCGGAATCGCCACGCTGACTTACGTCATTGAAGGCGCCATCAGCTATATAGATCCGGACGGCAGCAAGGGTGTGCTGTCCGCCGGCGGCGTCGAATGGATGCAGGCCGGACGCGGCATGTGGCACGGCGGTGGCCTGGACAAGCCGGGACGGACGCGCGGATTCCAGCTCTGGATAGCTTTGCCGCCAGAGCTGGAACTAGGTCCTACTGTAAGCATGTATCAAGCATCCGAAGCGATACAGGAGGACGGCCCCGCGCGCGTCCTCCTCGGCAGCCATGGCGCCGCGGCCAGCGCTATCCAGGCGCCATCCCCTATCAATTACCTGGCCGTGCGCATGCGAGCCGCCGAGCGCTGGCGCTACCAGCCGCCGGCGGGCCACACAGTCCTGTGGGTCGCTATGGCATCGGGCACGGCAAGGGTTCCGGACGAGTTACGGCATGGGAATTTAGCGGTTTTCGAAGCGTCTGGCGACGCGGTGGAATTCGAGGCCGTGACGGATGCCGAATTCGTTATCGGCTCAGCGGTCCCGCACAAGCACGATCTCATCCTCGGCAATTATTCAGTGCATACGACGCCGGCCGCGCTGCGCAATGGCGAGGCGTATATTGCGGCGATTCGCGCCGGGAACAACGAACCCATTAACGGTCGGCGTTTGTGA
- a CDS encoding glycosyl transferase family protein, which produces MTTYWLHFLADYYALLELTTGVVALLFLVSAADDLFVDAWYWTRQAYRQLTRTRTYRPVTERQLEEHAEQPLAIMVPAWLEYDVIAQMIENMVTVLNYHNYVVFVGTYVNDARTIAEVERMRRRYKQLHRVEVPHAGPTCKADCLNWIINAIFLHEKKRGYQFAGVILHDSEDVLHSLELKFFNYLLPRKDMIQLPVMSLERKWSELVAGTYMDEFAESHAKDIVVRESISGMVPSAGVGTCFSRRALQALANDNQNQPFNTDTLTEDYDIGARLASIGMTSIFARFPVHFSVNRKTWFGFGKERQVTLKMPLCVREYFPDHFKTAYRQKTRWVLGISLQGWAQIGWRGSLANKYLLFRDRKGIVTALVSVPAYLLLLQFLPFWIADHFGFWKLASGSLLESQTWLHYVLYANLTALALRASQRVYFVSRLYGPVHGLLSAPRMVVANFINFVAVARAWKLFLAHLLFGKRLAWDKTMHDFPSDDRLIRTRQRLGELLVSWQAITEDDMKKGLQEHAEIHLPLGHILVSRGYIDEETLAEAIAFQSDLSRAEIRIAASLPAPVSLDMCVRLGAMPIGQDANGKPIVAVGKPLAEDALRELASAFGTQPVQHIARDSEIVSGLRLALAEMHAKSIKRQFKGASLLGELLIQNGKITREALEQAMQHYVSPQHGRIGDYLVGRGLVSRDIIEETVQQQMALLRLALGVA; this is translated from the coding sequence ATGACAACTTACTGGCTACATTTCCTTGCCGATTACTATGCGTTGCTGGAACTGACCACCGGCGTTGTCGCGCTATTGTTTCTGGTGTCGGCGGCCGACGACCTGTTTGTCGACGCCTGGTACTGGACCCGCCAGGCTTACCGCCAGCTGACCAGAACCCGCACCTATCGGCCGGTCACGGAGCGGCAACTGGAGGAACACGCCGAGCAGCCGCTTGCGATCATGGTGCCGGCGTGGCTAGAGTACGATGTGATCGCCCAAATGATCGAAAACATGGTGACGGTTCTCAATTACCACAACTATGTGGTTTTCGTCGGAACCTATGTCAATGACGCACGCACCATAGCAGAGGTAGAGCGGATGCGTCGTCGCTACAAGCAATTGCATCGGGTCGAAGTGCCCCATGCCGGCCCTACCTGCAAGGCGGACTGCCTGAATTGGATCATCAACGCGATTTTCCTGCATGAAAAGAAGCGCGGTTATCAATTTGCCGGCGTCATTCTTCACGATAGCGAAGATGTGCTGCATTCTCTCGAACTCAAATTCTTCAATTACCTGCTGCCGCGCAAGGACATGATCCAGCTTCCCGTGATGTCGCTCGAACGCAAATGGTCCGAGTTGGTGGCAGGAACCTATATGGATGAGTTCGCGGAGTCCCATGCCAAGGACATCGTTGTCAGGGAAAGCATCAGCGGCATGGTGCCTTCGGCTGGCGTCGGCACCTGTTTTTCGCGGCGCGCCCTGCAGGCGCTGGCCAACGACAATCAAAACCAGCCTTTCAACACCGACACCCTGACCGAAGACTATGACATTGGCGCGCGTCTGGCGAGCATAGGGATGACATCCATATTTGCCCGCTTTCCGGTCCACTTTTCGGTCAACCGCAAGACATGGTTCGGTTTCGGAAAAGAGCGCCAGGTCACGCTCAAGATGCCCTTATGCGTGCGCGAGTATTTTCCCGACCACTTCAAGACGGCCTACCGGCAAAAAACGCGCTGGGTATTGGGCATCAGCCTGCAAGGATGGGCGCAAATCGGCTGGCGCGGCTCGCTTGCAAACAAGTACCTGTTGTTTCGGGACCGCAAAGGCATCGTCACCGCCCTCGTCAGCGTTCCTGCCTATCTGTTGCTGTTGCAGTTCCTGCCGTTCTGGATCGCCGACCATTTCGGATTCTGGAAGCTCGCCTCCGGCTCGCTGCTGGAATCGCAAACATGGCTCCATTATGTGCTCTACGCCAACCTGACCGCACTGGCGCTGCGCGCCTCCCAGCGCGTCTATTTTGTCAGCCGCTTGTACGGACCTGTACATGGATTGCTTTCCGCGCCGCGCATGGTGGTTGCCAATTTCATCAACTTCGTGGCGGTGGCTCGGGCCTGGAAATTGTTCCTGGCGCACCTGCTGTTCGGGAAGCGCCTGGCATGGGACAAGACCATGCACGACTTCCCCTCCGACGACCGGCTCATACGCACACGCCAACGCCTCGGCGAACTGCTGGTTTCCTGGCAAGCGATCACCGAGGACGACATGAAAAAGGGATTGCAGGAACACGCGGAGATACACCTTCCCCTTGGGCATATATTAGTGTCCCGCGGTTATATCGACGAAGAAACCCTGGCCGAAGCAATCGCCTTCCAGTCCGATCTGTCGCGCGCCGAAATCAGGATCGCGGCCTCCTTGCCCGCCCCGGTATCGCTTGATATGTGTGTAAGGCTGGGCGCGATGCCGATCGGGCAGGACGCCAATGGCAAGCCGATTGTCGCAGTCGGCAAGCCACTTGCCGAAGATGCGCTCAGGGAGCTTGCCTCGGCCTTTGGCACGCAGCCCGTACAGCATATCGCGCGGGACAGCGAAATAGTCTCCGGATTACGCCTGGCCTTGGCCGAAATGCATGCAAAATCCATCAAAAGACAATTTAAAGGTGCCTCGCTCCTTGGCGAACTGCTGATCCAGAATGGAAAAATCACGCGAGAAGCGCTGGAACAGGCGATGCAGCACTATGTCTCTCCGCAACATGGACGCATTGGCGACTATCTCGTCGGTCGCGGGCTGGTGTCGCGCGACATTATCGAAGAAACTGTTCAGCAGCAAATGGCCTTGCTCAGATTAGCATTGGGAGTGGCATGA